The Candidatus Methanoperedens sp. genomic interval CTGCGGATAAGGTACGGGCATTACCTCGTCAGTAAAAGCGACCTGGAGACTTGAACTTCCTATGGATGCATCCTTTGGCACTGAAGCCTTTATTGTGAATTTCTGGCTGCCTCCTGCAGGTATCTCTGCGCTGCCCGGTGTAGCTGTTATCCAGCCTGTATCCACTACATACCCGCCGTACGGTAATATCACGGTATTGGGCTTAACACTGACTGCCTTTTTCTCTTTGTTTCTGATTGTTACCGTTATTTCTTTGCTCTCGCCAGGCTGCAATCTGAAATTGCCGTATTGCGGCGAGATATCAATCTTTGTGAAGTTTCCTGTCTGCTCTGCCACCGAAGGCGTTCCAGTAGCTGGAGCGCTTACCTCCTGCACGGCTGCATCTTGAGCCTGAACGGGTATTATGTTGCCTGCTTCTATACCTGCAAACATACCCAGGACAAGAATTACAGCCACTATAGTTGCATATTTATTCATACTATTCCTCCTATACAGATTCAAATATGTCTATATATAGACAGATTTAATCTTTAATTAGCAAGTCTTGATATTTAAACATTTCGATTTATAGTCAAGTTCACTTAAAAAAGGCAAAACTATATAAGTAAATAACCAAATACGATTAAAGTATGAGTGCTCTTGAAGAAATATTCGGTAAAACCGCTCAGCTTAGCGTTCTTGAATATCTTATACAAAATAAAGGGGAAACCACATATCTTTCAGGAATAGCGGAAGGAACCGGACTATCCCATTCAAGCGTGGCAAGAGTGATAGAACCCCTGCTGGAAAATAACATAATTATAGAGAAAAAGCTCGGGAAACAGATTCGAACCTTTACTTTAAATGAGGAGAGCAAAGCTACGAAGCTGGTAATGAAGTTCTATGACGAGCTGAAAAACGTGATAAAAAGCGATGGCGGTGGTAAGCGATGAAAAAAGATGCCCTCGACAATAAAATCATAGAATTGATAAAGAAAGATGAAAATATATCCAATCCTGAAATATCCCGGATACTCGGAATTGCGGAAAAGGAGGTCGTGGAAAGAATCAGGAATTTTTCTGATACAAGACCGAAGATACTGATAGTGGACGACGAGATGGATACGCTTCTTCCGTTAAAGAGGTCTCTTGAAGCCGAGGATTATATTGTCCTTGAAGCTTACGAAGGAAACGAGGCGATAAAGAAGTCAAAGGCAGAAATACCGGATTTGATAATCCTTGATTTGATGCTTCCCGGAATGGATGGCTACGATGTATGCAGCAGGCTAAAAAAAGATGCGCGTACAGGGAATATTCCCGTGATAATGCTAACCGCCAGAGATGAGGTAAGAGATAAGGTGGAAGGTCTGGAAACCGGCGCTGATGATTATGTAACAAAACCTTTCAATCTCAATGAACTGAAAGCCCGGATAAAAAGCGTGCTGCGAAGATCACTAAGCATATAATCCAAAACGAGGGATACGTGAGCATACGGTCAGAATTAATCGTTTTTTTTCTGATAATTTCGGTAATACCGCTGTCCGCTGTTGTTTACATATCCTACGATTACAGCAGGGAAGCCATCCGTAACTCTGTTATAGACAATCTGCGCGGCGCGACCGAAAATACCGGCCATGCGATAGATAACTGGATGGCTGCAAGAGAAGACGATATACGCGTAATCTCCCGGTCCGGGATGGTCATAAACGGGGATAAAGAGCAGTTTCGTGAGTACTTGAACACTTTTGAAAGCGAACACAGGGGCGTGTACAGGGAGTTCTTTCTGCTCGCCCCGGATGGAAATATTACATTCTCGACTCTTGACCGCACTGGGAATGCAGGTAACGAACATTATTTTACCGAGGCAAAAAGTGGAAAATTGTACATATCCGATGTTTCTCTCCCCAAAACTGGAGGTTCTCCTGAAATAATAATAGCCAATCCCATCAAAAATAACGATACCATTACGGGAATACTTGCAGCAAGAGTAAGTCTGGAGAACCTGTACGGGATAATAGAAAAAATCGATATCGGAAAATCTGGAGAGATATTTATAGTCAATAAAGACGGGGATATCATCTTTCACGAGAACATGTCCAAGATCCTGCTCGATAACATAAGGAATAATTTTGCAGTTAAAGAAGTAACCTATGAGAAGAACGGGATAAACGAGTACATAAATTACAAGGGCGAAAAAGTACTGGGTGCTTATTACTGGCTGCCGCTTTACAGGTGGGGACTCATAGCTGAGAAGAACAGGGACGAAGCTTATGCTGAAGTTCTGGCTCTGGGACGGCAGACCGTGGGAGTATCTTTATTTGCGGTTTTCTGTGTCGTTCTTCTGGCAGTGGTTATCTCAAGAAGATTCACTGACCCCATAAACTCCCTTGAAAATGGGGCTCTGGGCCTGGTCAAGGGGAACTTCAAACCCGTACCTGTATATTCAAAAAATGAAATCGGGCGGCTGACGGAGATATTCAATCAGACGGCAAAAGAACTGCTGGATATAAGAAAAAAGCTTGAAGCCAGAATAGAAATAGCGAATAAAGACCTGGAAGAAAAGAACATGGAACTTATCGCAGCCAACGAGGAATTGAAAAAACTCGATAGCCTGAAATCGGATTTTATCTCTCTTGTCTCACATGAACTCAAGACTCCTCTCTCGGCAATAAGGACATCAGCCGAATTCCTCGAATCCGAAAGGACTGCGGAACCCAGCGTACAGAAAGAGATGCTTGAGAATATAATACGGAACATCGACCGCCAGACCCGATTGATCAACGACATCCTCGACCTTTCAAAGATAGAGGCAGGGAAGATGGAGTTTAAATTTGAACCTTTGGAGTTCCATGAAGTAGCGAGTGCTGCTCTTGAAAATATCAGGCATCTTGCCTTGAAAAAAAATATAACAATTTCTGTGGACATTCCAGGGACACTTCCTCCAGTATTTGCAGACAGGGAAAAGCTTATAATAGTGTTGAATAATCTCCTTGATAACGCTTTGAAATTCACACAAGAAGGCGGGAGAATCCTTTTGTCAGCAAATGAAATGCAGGATGGTATAGAAGTCAGAGTTAAAGACACAGGTATCGGGATAGAGAAAGAAAAACTGGCAAGGATATTTGACAAATTCTACCAGGTGGACAGCACGTCCCGGAGAAAAATCGGAGGAAGCGGGCTCGGGCTTTCGATATCAAGCGGGATTATTAAGGCGCACGGCAGTGAAATATGCGTGGAAAGCGAGCCGGGGAAAGGCAGCACTTTCTTTTTCCGATTGAAAAAGTATGGTAAACCATGAAAAGATATATTTACATTATAATAATATTTGCACTATCGTTTGCAGGTTTCAGTTTGTATGAAAACTCCCATGCCCAGAAGTCGATCTACGTTGTCTCCATGACCCCGGATGAGATGACCGCAGCACTCAAGAACAAAACAATATCCGGTTTCATTTCATGGGAGCCGATTCCTGCAAAGGCTGTAGTCGATGGTTATGGCAGGTATCTTGTTAATTCTACAGACATGTGGAATCATCATCCATCGTGCGGTCTGGCAATCTCTGAATACCTCAAAGATGAAAATATGATCAAAGCCCTTGTCTGGGTGCATATAAAAAGTACACGATTCATCAATGACCCGGCAAACCATGAAAAGGTAATAACATACGGCTCCGAATTTACAGGAGTTGATAGGGCTGCGGCTTCGGCAGCGATCAATAATACGGTATATATAGAATTCCCCGACATGGCGGAGACGGAAAAGGGATTCGAGATACTCGATAAAGCCGGGGCTTTTAAAAAGAGTCTTGCCTCAATTGGTTATAACGACACCGACGAATTTTTATCGGGTATAATTCTTGACAGATATTACAATGAAGTCAAAAAACAACTGGATGCCAATCCAGATTGGGTGCCGCCTGCTGTTAACGGGAGCCTGAGATTCGGATTTATAGATGGTAATATTCACTACCTGGAGGTATATGTGGCACAAAAAGAAGGCTATTTTGAAAGGATAGGTCTTACCCCTGACAAAAATCTCCAGTTTCAAAGATTCAGGAACGGATTGGCGATAACAAATGCCTTCGACCACCGTGAGGTGGATGTGGCGACTCTCGGCATGAGCCAGATCTTAAGGTACAGGATAAACGATAACGGAAGGGTCTATATTATAAATGGGGTGAACTCTGGCGGCACATCGCTTGTTGTGCGGGCGGATTCAGATATAAGGTCTATCAACGACCTGAGCGGCAGTACTATTGCGACCCCGGGTTTTGGTTCGGTTCAGGACGTCGTAATGAGAAAGATGTTTGAAGGGTTTGAAATAAAGACAGTGTGATACGACAGGACTTCGGATTATCTTTCGAGTAGATGTAAAATGAGAAGAAAAGGGACGGTTAAATGGCTGAGGGTGACGGATTGCTTTCCGTGGAATCATTCTTTTAACCATTTACCGTCCACGTCCGGACCGGGATTTGAACCCGGATTGAGACTCAAGTTCTCCGGACAAAATTCCCGGCAATTTTCTTTTGTTTTGATTCATATCCTATCATAGTGATTTTGACGTAGATAATCAGAATGAGGATTCTTAATTTGTACAATATGCTATCTATCATACATTCTCCTCTTACTGAACAATCCGTTCAGCAGCACTATGATTGCTGCAAGGGCAAGGTACAGGGGATTATAGTCGTTCCGGCTCATTTCCAGTTACCCCTGTCACCGATGTATCGTACCTGGTTATTTCGGGTTTCATGCAGCTTCCCGATAGAACCGGATACCGAAGTGTTTGCATTGCCCCGGCTCGCACCTGTTTTCCTTTCGCAGCTCGCAATGGGACTTTGTTAGGAACCTGATATCCATGTCATATTTTTCACAATGCTGTGAAATTATCATGGAACCCTCCCGGGGTATTTATCAGGGCGGGATATTTGTTTTCCTTAACCCCTTCGCACCGCCTGCAGTCCTCGCATCGCCGCATGGCTATTATGCATTTTATTTTACTTATCATATCCATTCACCCTTCAACAGCCGAAACCCATATCAGCGAGGTCTTCATCTGTTATCAGTTCCACAAGAGGTTCTTTGATCAGGATTACCCCGCCTCTCATAGCCTGGATTTCAGATTCCTCTCTGTATCTGATGGTTTTTCTGTCAAAACAGATGTCGGTCATCCTATTCCCGTTTGCCGGGATTTCGAACATGCTTGAAATA includes:
- a CDS encoding MarR family transcriptional regulator, which encodes MSALEEIFGKTAQLSVLEYLIQNKGETTYLSGIAEGTGLSHSSVARVIEPLLENNIIIEKKLGKQIRTFTLNEESKATKLVMKFYDELKNVIKSDGGGKR
- a CDS encoding response regulator codes for the protein MKKDALDNKIIELIKKDENISNPEISRILGIAEKEVVERIRNFSDTRPKILIVDDEMDTLLPLKRSLEAEDYIVLEAYEGNEAIKKSKAEIPDLIILDLMLPGMDGYDVCSRLKKDARTGNIPVIMLTARDEVRDKVEGLETGADDYVTKPFNLNELKARIKSVLRRSLSI
- a CDS encoding sensor histidine kinase, whose translation is MSIRSELIVFFLIISVIPLSAVVYISYDYSREAIRNSVIDNLRGATENTGHAIDNWMAAREDDIRVISRSGMVINGDKEQFREYLNTFESEHRGVYREFFLLAPDGNITFSTLDRTGNAGNEHYFTEAKSGKLYISDVSLPKTGGSPEIIIANPIKNNDTITGILAARVSLENLYGIIEKIDIGKSGEIFIVNKDGDIIFHENMSKILLDNIRNNFAVKEVTYEKNGINEYINYKGEKVLGAYYWLPLYRWGLIAEKNRDEAYAEVLALGRQTVGVSLFAVFCVVLLAVVISRRFTDPINSLENGALGLVKGNFKPVPVYSKNEIGRLTEIFNQTAKELLDIRKKLEARIEIANKDLEEKNMELIAANEELKKLDSLKSDFISLVSHELKTPLSAIRTSAEFLESERTAEPSVQKEMLENIIRNIDRQTRLINDILDLSKIEAGKMEFKFEPLEFHEVASAALENIRHLALKKNITISVDIPGTLPPVFADREKLIIVLNNLLDNALKFTQEGGRILLSANEMQDGIEVRVKDTGIGIEKEKLARIFDKFYQVDSTSRRKIGGSGLGLSISSGIIKAHGSEICVESEPGKGSTFFFRLKKYGKP
- a CDS encoding ABC transporter substrate-binding protein, translating into MKRYIYIIIIFALSFAGFSLYENSHAQKSIYVVSMTPDEMTAALKNKTISGFISWEPIPAKAVVDGYGRYLVNSTDMWNHHPSCGLAISEYLKDENMIKALVWVHIKSTRFINDPANHEKVITYGSEFTGVDRAAASAAINNTVYIEFPDMAETEKGFEILDKAGAFKKSLASIGYNDTDEFLSGIILDRYYNEVKKQLDANPDWVPPAVNGSLRFGFIDGNIHYLEVYVAQKEGYFERIGLTPDKNLQFQRFRNGLAITNAFDHREVDVATLGMSQILRYRINDNGRVYIINGVNSGGTSLVVRADSDIRSINDLSGSTIATPGFGSVQDVVMRKMFEGFEIKTV